One region of Epilithonimonas zeae genomic DNA includes:
- a CDS encoding phosphatidate cytidylyltransferase, whose translation MDKNFIQRSVSGLIYVLVIAICTTPLGEYLFSSFLPEVKQQYLFYGLITFFLVVGLYECIKIMKFDNSIYKWLVFPIAAFIYYKFSKRFFYHGFFFDYNFSEMLSLALIPIAAITLFKYSRELYFENGKLIFTVVYLALPFGFALGLPKFSTLDPSKPFTLEVFMLFVLIWSSDTFAYLTGKFFGKHKMAPRISPKKTWEGFAGGVVLTLVLGFFVEQYFPELRGNWMIVGFLVSVFAPLGDLVESQLKRSFAVKDSGNIIPGHGGILDRLDSFIICAPVIYLYFILEKLV comes from the coding sequence TTGGATAAAAATTTCATTCAGCGTTCTGTTTCGGGACTTATATATGTTCTGGTAATAGCGATTTGTACGACACCTTTGGGAGAATATCTGTTTAGCAGTTTTTTGCCAGAAGTAAAGCAGCAGTATCTTTTTTACGGATTGATAACGTTCTTTCTGGTTGTAGGGCTTTATGAATGTATCAAGATTATGAAATTTGATAACAGCATTTACAAATGGCTGGTTTTCCCGATTGCAGCATTCATCTATTACAAATTCTCTAAGCGGTTTTTCTATCACGGTTTTTTCTTTGATTATAACTTCAGCGAGATGTTGTCTTTGGCATTAATTCCAATTGCAGCGATTACTCTTTTCAAATATTCCCGCGAACTCTATTTCGAAAATGGTAAATTGATTTTTACTGTGGTTTATCTTGCTTTGCCTTTTGGTTTTGCTTTAGGATTGCCAAAATTCAGTACACTGGATCCAAGTAAGCCTTTTACTTTAGAAGTATTTATGCTTTTTGTTTTGATTTGGAGCAGTGATACTTTTGCTTATCTCACAGGAAAATTCTTCGGAAAACATAAAATGGCACCAAGAATTTCGCCTAAAAAAACTTGGGAAGGTTTTGCCGGAGGTGTAGTTTTGACATTAGTTTTAGGCTTCTTTGTAGAACAATATTTCCCTGAACTGAGAGGGAATTGGATGATTGTTGGATTCCTTGTTTCTGTATTCGCTCCGTTGGGAGATTTGGTAGAAAGTCAGTTAAAGCGTAGTTTTGCGGTTAAAGACAGTGGAAACATTATTCCGGGTCACGGCGGTATTCTTGATAGATTGGACAGTTTTATCATTTGTGCGCCGGTTATTTACTTATATTTTATTTTAGAAAAATTGGTTTAA
- a CDS encoding LUD domain-containing protein: MSLFKKIVNKIMNQPEEAEPDVTKLADQLRDADLDYKFAQLFTHSGGFFNYCADESEALQTLNQIVKIEQINNVFCWDQDLKNFLDVIKTTNSPELTEDNDAAFITCEYLIAFDGRIMLSHNNILHYHSSRLPSKIIIMANVSQIASNLNEAMMKVKRAGNLKNLTSISGSQSKLDTPNKDNTKLFLLLLED, translated from the coding sequence TTGAGTCTGTTTAAGAAAATCGTAAATAAGATAATGAACCAGCCCGAAGAGGCCGAACCAGATGTAACAAAACTGGCGGATCAGCTTCGTGATGCAGATTTGGATTATAAGTTTGCGCAACTTTTTACGCATTCTGGTGGCTTTTTCAATTATTGTGCGGATGAGTCAGAAGCTTTGCAAACACTTAATCAGATTGTAAAAATCGAGCAGATTAATAATGTGTTTTGCTGGGATCAGGATTTGAAAAATTTTCTGGATGTTATCAAAACGACTAACTCGCCTGAGCTTACAGAAGATAACGATGCCGCTTTCATCACTTGCGAATATCTGATTGCTTTTGATGGCAGAATAATGCTGTCCCATAATAATATTCTACATTATCACTCCTCACGCCTACCAAGCAAAATCATCATCATGGCCAATGTTTCTCAGATTGCAAGCAATTTGAACGAGGCGATGATGAAAGTAAAACGTGCAGGAAACCTCAAGAATTTGACTTCTATCAGCGGAAGCCAGTCCAAATTGGATACTCCTAATAAGGATAATACCAAACTTTTCTTACTTTTGCTGGAAGATTAA